The sequence TCTGCGGCGAGGCCGTCGAGCGTGGCGTCGAGCGTGTTGTGCCCGGCGCGCACGCGGAAGCCGGCGGCGATCGATGCGTCCTCCACGAAGCTCGCGGCCGGGCCGCCGCGGCCGGCGAGCCAGGCGGCGAGCTCGCGCATCTCGGCGTCGGCGGGCCCCGGCGCGTGCCGCACTTCCCACGGCTCGCGCGGCATCGACGCGAGCGCCCGCTCGAGGTGGCCCCGCAGCCAGCGCCCGCGTCGCTCCGGCTCGCGCCAGCGGTCGCGCAGCGCCGCGGGGAGGGACCGCCAGGCCGCGGCGATCATCCCCGCTTCGCGGCCCTGGTGCGCGAGCCGGCGGCGCGTATGCAGCTGCGCCTCGGCCGCGCCGACGGCGGCGGCGTAACGCTTGCGCTCCTCGGCGATCGCCTCGTGCACGCGCGCGCGGGCACGGCGCAGCGCCTCGCGCACGAGCGAGCGCGCGTCGGCGCGCGCGGCGCCGAGCAGTTCCGCGCACCTCGACTCGCGGTACCCGTCGACCAGCGCGAGGAGCGCGCGCGTCCGTTCGGCGGTGCTCACGCCTCGAGCCCCAGCTGGCGTCGCACGCGCGCGGCGGGATCGACGGGGGAGGGCCGGCCGTCGAGGTCCGGGATCACCAGCACGAGCGGCGCCTGCGCGGCGATCGCCGACTCGAGCCGGGCGAGCGGCAGCTTCAGCGCGGTGTCCAGCGCGACCAGCACGACGCGGGCCTCGGCGCGCGCCCGCTCGAACGCGGCGAGCTCCTCGCCCGCGGCCGGCACGTGCACGGCAACGCCGGCGAGGCGGTAGCCGCTCGCAGTCACGGCGTCGCCGACGAACGCGATCGGACCCGGCATGCGCGGCCCCGCCTCAACTCAGGCGGTTGAGGATGAGGATCGAGATGATCACGCCGTAAATCGCGATCCCCT comes from Candidatus Sulfotelmatobacter sp. and encodes:
- a CDS encoding V-type ATP synthase subunit F codes for the protein MPGPIAFVGDAVTASGYRLAGVAVHVPAAGEELAAFERARAEARVVLVALDTALKLPLARLESAIAAQAPLVLVIPDLDGRPSPVDPAARVRRQLGLEA